The Branchiostoma floridae strain S238N-H82 chromosome 12, Bfl_VNyyK, whole genome shotgun sequence genome segment GTTTTTTCTCCTCCCCAGCTAGACTGTTGGTTCGTCTCCAGCTCTGTGTTACCTGTGAGACTTGGTCCCAAACTTACTTATCAGTTtcctttagaaatatttcaaaagcaaATGTGGTGGTCAAATGATCACTCCATCTTCAGATGTATCAAATTTCCACTGAGACAGTTGCTAAGGCAAATTCTCAATGCTGATTGGTCATCAAGACCACACCCCTTTTTGTAATTGATTTGTTCAACTCAAATTCAACAGGTTATCTAAAAGCTGTTCTACTTTGCCCAATGGTTGGCTTTTGGCAAATCCTTTGAATGTTGGTGGATGAGAGCCTCCTAGCAAGTCATACTAGAATTGCAAGACTGGAAACCCTAGGAAAACCAAGAAGCTTTAAGCAAACATTTTGGGCTGCTCTTACTGACTTAGAAGTGGATTGCATAAGATTTTGGTGCAGTTTGGATACTGGTATATccatttgaaatgttttgacaCTGCAAACTGTCAATTATTTTACATCATGGCAAGCAAGGAACAAAACCATATATTATCtggcacaactttttttttttttccttaaaaaattacattttcagCGCAGAGACTGCAAGTGTGGAATACCGCTTTGTGCACAAAGGATGCAAATGTCCTTTTGTCAGTTTTAATCAgtcaatttttaaaatgtgttCTACTGCTCCTTGCATCTTGCCAGCTCCCTAAATGCTACTAGTAGCTTTCTTgctgtaaaaaagaaaaaaatcacattacatgttCACAACCTAAACAGCactcttgatttttttttaccaaccaTACAGACTACAGAGCTGGAGATGATGACGCAACAGtcgctgtggggaggggggcacccaACGTTTGGCAGTCGACATGTGTAGCTGTAGGCTGGGTAGCTCAGTTTGCCATGTAGTGGTTATTCCGTACTCAATGCCCAATGGATCTAATAAATGGACCTGATGGACTCACGCAGTATGGCATCCATTTCTTGGaaggaactttttttcttccattttttttttcatcccatTTTCTACACAACATTAGCAGCAGTCCCGAGACCTAGGAACTGGCAGTTATATACACTGAGTGTTTTAATTTTCTCGAAAGCTTGACTTTGCTTACTGATacaaaggacattatataatgtcGTTGGTGATACTTAAAATTTGTATTGGTAATGTAGAGGTTACAACAAAGAAGGGCAAAAATGactaaagtttgtttttaaggGAACAAACCTTTCCCTTTTGTTCTTCCCCTTTTAAAAGGGAGTAACAGAAACAGGCTAACTCACAGTGAAAAGCCAGTCAATTTGGCAAGTGTCTGTGATGATCTGTCAGCTTTGATCAAGACCTTAGTCCACTTGGCTTGTTTCCAGGCTTCATGTCCCCACCCCAAGTTTGCCACCAGTCAACTCTGCAGCACTCTTTCCAATCACATGTTCATAATCAATCTGAACTCCTGTCCTGACACGCAATCTTCGCTCTGAACTCATTTTATGTGCTGGAACCGTAATGATAGATCGTATGATATAAAGTCAATGGTGTATTTGGCTTCTACGTCTTGAATGAAACGTTTTAAATTACATTGGACCGGTGTCCCGACACCGGCGACCTTTCTTCGTACATCATTCCCACAATTCAAAACCTTTTTGACATCATATCACGGAATCTTCCACGGTAACCATGGAGATGTCGGGTGGTTTACCGATGACGGAGTGGGGGGATTATTGGGAAATATGCCCTGGCTATGCACCAGTATCCGATGACCTGACCTTTGAACTGTTCTAGTTTTGGTGGTGACCTCCAAGGTCATGATGAGAAATGTGACCTTtactgctacatgtataactcGGGATATAGTGATTTAAGACACAACAATTCAAGCTTTTCAATTCTAAATTTTCAGCATTCTGATTCTGTTCCATTAGTGTGCACCACAAATTTTTAAGCTTTGTaaatttaaaatttttctgttcaCTGCCAGCCATCTTTTTTGGGTTCAAATAGGTTGTAACATGCATTCAAAAGGGATGGACAAgaaagacattgtcaaagttGGCTGTTCAGAAATAGGGTCCACACAGTCATGACCGTTTCTTACCCTTTTGAAAGGTGATGGTAGGAAAAATTTTGTACTTATTATATGTTAAAAGACAAATACTGTAGATGTCCATACAGTAGAATTTGACAATACATCAGTGAAAGGCAATCATaaaattttatttgtaaaagcTACAGAATATAGACTCATTCCACCTGTAATATAGATTATGATCTAACTTTGGTTAAAGTATCCCAGCCATGATTAAAATGCACCATAAAAAATCAACACCCATAAGCAATTACATTGTGCATATTGCTCCATATAAAACACAAGATTAGTTCATAgtttatacacatacacacacacgacaATACATATACAGTGGACAGTGAATTATACACTATCCAGTGGTCTTCTTCCATTGTTCTATGGAACTCCTGATGTCCTTCATATCATCTGGTCGGGTCCTACAGCATCCTCCTGCAGAAACAAACGTGTTTTAAAATGTGTACATGCAAAGAAGTGTTCATGTGGATCCAGTCAAGGGAGGGGAGTATTCAATATATCAACTTTAAGATTGAGGACAGTTTTGCCATTAATGTCCAAGTACACACCCATCAACCTTTTGTTGCCTGGAAGTACTAGTACTGGATGTATGGGTGGTGCTTGAGCAATACCATTTAGTACAAATTTTAAAGTCAGTCAAGAATGTGTATTGGGGGACTGGCCATGTGACACTGTTGCCATTGCCATGCAGAGTACTTAAAGATAATTCTTTTGTCCACTACATGAGATACCACTGCGTAATTGACCGGAAAACCGTATCTGAAAGTACCCTGCATAACAATACTGCATAGTTTCACATGGCCAGCCCTCTGTTACACATTCTTTGCCACCTTTCTACTGAAAGGTATTGTCTAAATCCCACCCAGTATGGAGAACATCCGTGTTGTCCTTGCTGTCATTTCCAGGCAAAAGGAGTTTGATGGGGGTGTCACTGACTGTAGCCTACTTCCTTACCTATCCACCTGGCTCCATTATCTAACCACTCAGGAACAAAGGTGCTCAGGGGACGGCAGTCAGCCTTTCCATGCCAGCTGGAAGAACGGAAGGAGTTAACATTAATAACAAAAACTTTGTTGCAGAATAATTTTAACCATAAACAACAGTACTTAAACCCCTGTTACACAGCTCAAAATTTGATTGGTCAGTGTCAAGTCAGCTGCAAGCTTTAGATGAAGTTTTGACCAGAACACAGCCAGAGTTCTCTTGATAATTGCTCTGATAATTTTTAGGGAGTGGCAATTTTTAGCTGAGAAATAAGCTGGGAATTTTGCCAGCTAAAAGAATACAGATTTGGCATCATGTATCAAATATTGCAGAAAATAGGAATAAACTATCTCAAGCCCTATTTATACATTAAACAGACTTCTCTACAATCCTTCATGCAAAACCTGTGAAATAATCAACATCCCACCTTCCAGCCACAACAAAGCTCTAGATCTGGAACTCATTGCAACAAGTCATAGTAAATCTCAGGCACAGACATAAGTTAAAGAATTAACAACCACTTCAGTGACGCACATGTATGTCAATGCCCTTAAGAACAGCTGCTAAATTTGAAGTTTGGTGACCATAGCATAGAAGAAAAAGCacggaagaaaatgaagacCAACCCTGTAAACGCAAACTGCCTTTACTTACAACAGAGTCTTGACATGCCTCTCTTAGTTCATCTACCCATTGTGTAACTATCTTTTTTATACATACCAGTTGTTTGTTGTATGATCAATTGTATTGaaataaagattttaaaaaacaaaGACCAACCCTGTTCCTGCTGCCCACTTCTCCCCGCTGTTGGGATAAGCGATGAAGAATTTCGCCGGATCCTTGCATAGCTCCCGCGCCTTCTGCAGCAGGGGAGCCACGTGCTCTGGCATGCAGCAGTTGGCGCCGGCTGCAAACACCTGAGGGGTAAGTGGCGATCTTTATGTAATGCTTAagtttcatctttttttaccATATCTACTGTCTCATTATTTATTGActtatcaattttctttatgTAAAGCTTAAGTTGCATCTTTATTTATCATACTATGTCATTATTCATCAATTTATTAATTTCGTTGTAACGCATTTGCTAGGGGTGGCTTCATCTGTGTTTTTTGTAAtgtctgtatgttttgtttatcatgatggaaaatgaagaaatatcTAATAAtataaaaaattttaaaaacctGCGGAGACTTCAGGACAGCTGCGATGGCTTCAGGGAAACTCTCGCCATGGCAGGTGTGTAACCCATCCTAGATTTAGAAATAACGCAGAacagaaaacattcaaatacagtagaagccaggtAATTGCACAAGGGATTAATGCACAattctgttaactgcatggaatcccaaaccagtgcagtCAGGCAAGACAACTTCGctttattgcaccagccggatgattgcacgaaattcactggcaaataggctgtgcaattaagcagcCTCTACTGTACCTAATTTTCAGTCATTGTCATTTACATCGAGTCTTAAGACATCTCTTTCTGGGCAAATGAAGTAATCTGCCAGAATTCTAAGATTCATATTTAGCAACTTTGTGGATCTGAAGCGCCAACCAGTAATTTatgatggtactgcagccaTGAAATTGTCAACTTGGCCATATTTGTATAGAccagaaacaaaatggctaTGTGAAGGCATCTGACACCTAAGAAGTCCATGAATGCAACAAgttcaatatgtacatgtttcactATCGCAAACCTATAACAAGAAGATTTACATTGTAAGGTTTGAGTACCTTGCACGAGAAAGTGACCCATGCTCGAGTGTTGGGGAACTCCCTGAGTAGCTGGACCAGCGCAGCTGCCTCTTTTACGGCGGGGATTGTTTCTATGGCAACCATGTCCGCACCACTGGTGATGAGTTGTCCTAGTCTGGGTCTGTGCCACCTCTGTAATTCCTGTCAtcaagcacatgtacatgtactggaaattcattttatttatttacctaTTCAAACCACAAACTTAGTCACCaggaaaatcacaaaaataaaagatttacAGTTTTAGTTTAAAGTACGTACAAACAtgagttttgaaaaaaattgagggTGATTCTAAATCTTACAACTTTTGCTGGTTTATAATcatcaaaaataaaaacaacagtcTCATTCTCACCACCAAATTTGCAACCAAAAATCTATCTTACTAGTTTTAACCAACACACAATTATAACAATTATTGATGCTACCACCGCCACAACTAGGACGGCCTTATTACCCGCAAGGGTATCGactggctgtggttcaaggtaaagattcaaggtaaagataaCCAAACAAGCCCAGGAAAACTGGTCGTGACTGTCAGAAAACAGGATTTTTActctcaacatctgctttgagatgtAGGTAGAACAGTACACATACCTCTATTGACATACTGTCCACATATTCTCCTGTGTACTCGGATGCATCATGTAGACAAGCTCCATAGGGCCCGACCGAGCCTGCGGCCAGGGGGTTTCTTCTGCCTATAGATACAGCAAGGATATGGAAATTGTACGTGTATTAGTGCTACATGCCTAAACATAATATCAGGTACAGGAACAGCCTATCAATAATTTGGTAAAGTAACCTGTGGTCtccaatgataaaagaaatatgaataaaCACTT includes the following:
- the LOC118428190 gene encoding homocysteine S-methyltransferase YbgG-like, encoding METKVLDGGLATELDFAGFDINNDPLWSARLLATNPAAIKQVHKSFLSAGSDVIITATYQASVPGFQEYLGVSVEEAHKLMDHGVRIAKQACQEFCKEQDKGDFPGRRNPLAAGSVGPYGACLHDASEYTGEYVDSMSIEELQRWHRPRLGQLITSGADMVAIETIPAVKEAAALVQLLREFPNTRAWVTFSCKDGLHTCHGESFPEAIAAVLKSPQVFAAGANCCMPEHVAPLLQKARELCKDPAKFFIAYPNSGEKWAAGTGWHGKADCRPLSTFVPEWLDNGARWIGGCCRTRPDDMKDIRSSIEQWKKTTG